A genome region from Panicum virgatum strain AP13 chromosome 4K, P.virgatum_v5, whole genome shotgun sequence includes the following:
- the LOC120704704 gene encoding uncharacterized protein LOC120704704, with amino-acid sequence NAPALPLEQRSQPILLLLSSSSPPQQQRQETKKSESLAAAGRPSAPSDHDTARTRTGGPSPCPRVTRVAPWHRLVRYVTASARFVPLSPGRRPAASGHGPTHQEDAFGEGERDGDDQDVLLLRLGRWPPGHTNAGGRLYYDDRNEFNEWSVPYGTCILRHNSLSVANLRRPADPSGHWGAHGTGTSVLTTELPGDIVQTIFGTGGPCREQIDKDDDRQCLLRAWRRWLANKNNDMTTFRCDFSKFWKPIGPVIRHNSWEAYMGFPMVQTVENTCTLVACSVCVEAMHRVEYETWHGAGTFPCRAAAPRKLRRACYRDGIWAPKDGANVDLVLKKLRELGGVRTTNAPAPAPFVLPVRSWQGYHEPTLECVERLLDHGPCIGSVGIMGFPIYSNQCNKRI; translated from the exons AATGCCCCAGCCCTCCCGCTAGAGCAACGGTCGCAACCAATTCTGCTGCTCCTGTCTTCCTCTTCCCCCCCGCAGCAGCAACGCCAAGAAACCAAGAAATCGGAATCGCTcgcagccgccggccggccgtccgCCCCCTCAGACCATGACACCGCGCGGACGAGGACGGGCGGGCCGTCTCCCTGCCCCCGCGTCACCCGGGTTGCGCCTTGGCATCGCCTCGTGCGCTACGTCACCGCTAGCGCACGATTCGTCCCGCTgtctcccggccgccgccccgccgcgagcGGCCACGGCCCCACGCACCAGGAGGACGCCTTCGGGGAGGGGGAGCGGGACGGGGACGACCAAGACGTCCTCCTCCTGCGCCTCGGGAGGTGGCCCCCCGGCCACACCAACGCTGGGGGCCGTCTGTACTACGACGACCGGAATGAG TTCAATGAATGGTCCGTGCCATATGGAACATGCATTCTTCGGCACAACTCTCTGTCAGTGGCCAACCTTCGACGACCTGCTGACCCCTCTGGTCATTGGGGAGCTCACGGCACGGGGACCTCTGTCCTCACTACTGAGCTTCCAG GTGACATTGTGCAGACAATTTTTGGCACTGGTGGTCCATGTAGAGAACAG ATTGACAAGGATGATGATAGGCAATGCCTCCTGAGGGCTTGGAGGCGCTGGCTTGCCAATAAGAACAATGATATGACAACATTCAGGTGCGATTTTTCCAAGTTTTGGAAGCCCATTGGGCCTGTGATACGGCACAACTCCTGGGAAGCCTACATGGGGTTTCCAATGGTGCAGACCGTTGAAA ACACATGCACCCTTGTGGCGTGCTCGGTCTGTGTGGAGGCGATGCACCGCGTCGAGTACGAGACCTGGCACGGTGCAGGAACCTTCCCCTGCAGGGCTGCAGCACCTCGTAAGCTGCGGAGGGCTTGCTACCGGGATGGGATTTGGGCGCCCAAGGATGGAGCCAATGTGGACTTGGTGCTCAAGAAACTGCGAGAGCTTGGTGGCGTCAGGACAACAAATGCACCAGCCCCAGCACCGTTTGTGCTGCCCGTGCGTTCGTGGCAGGGGTACCATGAACCCACGCTAGAGTGCGTGGAACGGCTACTGGACCATGGGCCATGCATAGGCTctgttggaattatgggcttccccatttattctaatcaatgcaataaaagaatttaa
- the LOC120702346 gene encoding uncharacterized protein LOC120702346, producing MAVAAAGSEPWLLRAGLAAAVLLLCPLTCRTPWRVSSRSTARLRPGRTSSTSAARGCLSSRRTPSSLSLLQMPPRAMADRDGLRSVPWRAASSSAGRIRTRSPWQSSWRRPAAVVPRTCSTHYLQYPAPQNAGQPGGQCRRHPWPGALRALLFRQGRLQMVDRVSRFVVRRASRRLSVSDCLSESLRIQIAPRLCSLGQSVQVLGQRHGAAVAGERRPQVLPIRPRLEIWELPPVPISSALPYSPHPCISLEAATCMQLLRNRSCCIKPPARSEPFLLPTKVAIPVAKNESTELTSPSSRRLA from the exons ATGGCGGTGGCAGCGGCCGGATCCGAGCCATGGCTGCTGCGCGCGGGGCTAGCGGCGGCCGTTCTCCTCCTCTGCCCCCTCACCTGCCGCACGCCATGGCGGGTCTCCTCGAGGTCCACCGCGCGACTTCGGCCGGGCCGGACCTCCTCGACCTCAGCCGCGCGAGGCTGTCTTTCTTCCCGGCGCACCCCCTcgtccctctccctcctccagaTG ccgccgcgcgccatggcggACCGCGACGGCCTCCGCAGCGTGCCATGGCGGgccgcctcgagctccgccggccggaTCCGCACGCGGTCACCATGGCAGAGCTCGTGGCGGCGTCCAGCGGCGGTGGTACCCCGCACCTGCAGTACCCACTACCTGCAGTACCCCGCACCCCAGAACGCCGGCCAGCCGGGCGGCCAGTGCCGCCGGCATCCATGGCCAGGAGCGCTTCGAGCTCTCCTATTTAGGCAGGGGCGGCTCCAAATGGTGGATCGGGTCTCGCGTTTCGTCGTCCGCCGCGCGTCTCGACGTCTCTCCGTCTCGGACTGTCTCTCGGAGTCTCTCCGAATCCAAATCGCTCCGCGTCTCTGCTCCCTCGGTCAGTCCGTGCAGGTTTTGGGGCAGCGGCATggcgccgcggtggccggcgagcggcggccgcagGTACTGCCGATTCGTCCGCGCTTGGAAATTTGGGAGCTGCCACCAGTACCGATCTCCTCTGCCCTCCCATACAGCCCCCACCCCTGCATTTCGTTGGAAGCAGCAACTTGCATGCAGTTGCTGAGGAATCGATCCTGCTGTATCAAACCCCCAGCGAG ATCTGAACCTTTCCTCCTCCCTACTAAGGTTGCAATCCCTGTGGCTAAGAATGAATCTACAGAACTGACTTCTCCAAGCAGCAGGCGATTAGCCTAA